One window of Trichoderma breve strain T069 chromosome 3, whole genome shotgun sequence genomic DNA carries:
- a CDS encoding inositol monophosphatase family domain-containing protein, giving the protein MSLPLPFTKHFAELTVLRAALLTRRVISAVTEISKHDATPVTMADFGAQALIMAALHELFPLDGYVGEEDAETLRKDEALAKTVFELVREIGDEFAKHEAEMLDLLDLAGRGTPGPKGRYWVMDPVDGTATFLKGQQYAISLALVEDGKEVLSVVCYPNLSLDDGVVAETRVDTSGCGVMLSTIRGEGTDYRKLSTEYHLGPSRKLDRFLTTPTSLADLRLVDCLASKSSRLDIAEALAKQLGGLPFPGIDLWSSHVRYGALMLGEGEEGKHIMIRVPVGARGDPSRAYVWDHAGSQLLYTEMGGKVTDLEGKDIDFGAGRTLAANWGLVAAPESVHGEILRLVRELIAKDSKQ; this is encoded by the exons AtgtctcttcctctccccttCACCAAACACTTCGCCGAGCTCACCGTCCTGCGCGCCGCCCTGCTGACCAGAAGAGTCATCTCGGCCGTCACGGAAATTTCCAAACATGATGCGACACCCGTGACCATGGCCGACTTTGGCGCCCAGGCGCTCATCATGGCGGCTCTGCACGAGCTGTTTCCCTTGGACGGCTACGTGGGCGAGGAAGACGCGGAGACGCTGCGCAAGGACGAGGCGCTGGCGAAGACGGTGTTTGAGCTTGTGCGGGAGATTGGCGACGAGTTTGCAAAGCATGAG gctgagatgctggatttgCTGGATTTGGCTGGACGCGGGACGCCGGGGCCGAAGGGGAGGTATTGGGTCATGGATCCTGTTGATGGCACGGCTACGTTTCTCAAGGGCCAGCAGTACGCCATTTCGCTGGCGCTGGTTGAAGACGGCAAGGAGGTGCTGAGCGTCGTGTGCTATCCGAACCTCAgcctcgacgacggcgtGGTGGCCGAGACGCGCGTGGACACTTCCGGCTGCGGCGTCATGCTGTCGACCATCCGCGGCGAGGGCACCGACTACCGCAAGCTGTCGACGGAGTACCATCTCGGGCCATCCAGAAAGCTGGACCGCTTCCTTACTACGCCGACGAGTCTCGCTGACCTGCGCCTCGTGGACTGTCTGGCCAGCAAGTCGTCTCGTCTGGACATTGCAGAGGCTCTAGCGAAACAACTTGGCGGGCTGCCCTTCCCCGGCATCGATCTGTGGTCTTCACACGTGCGGTACGGAGCGCTGATGCTcggcgagggagaggaggggaagcaCATCATGATTCGCGTGCCCGTTGGTGCTCGCGGCGATCCTTCTCGTGCGTACGTCTGGGATCATGCCGGCTCGCAGCTGCTTTACACGGAGATGGGCGGTAAAGTGACGGATCTGGAGGGCAAGGACATTGATTTCGGGGCGGGCAGGACGTTGGCGGCGAACTGGGGGCTTGTGGCTGCCCCGGAGAGTGTTCACGGGGAGATTTTGAGGTTGGTTAGGGAGTTGATTGCTAAGGATTCAAAGCAATAG
- a CDS encoding chromo (CHRromatin organization MOdifier) domain-containing protein — MSSPSEGDPSNGNLSPDDSMTFSAVADQQGNDSDVSQGLNATNSPPDHPSPSDPEASNDEATNHADADHAMSESEESSHGNDEEDDNEDEDDVTAGRASSSESARAAKRKAPVEDEYMKANPELYGLRRSTRPREQRKIIESESESDVAPASRRQNKRRRVGSSHASSKRGTPVLQPSTNDSDSDSSTYGGARAKSQQKKARQQREMQPALALAEKRWSNRRAAQQVQEGAYEESDVDEEDEEDAELAASYYVDDYVDNSPYIEKVVKHRLRDGHELTYDSTRSDFEYFIKWQGKSHLHDTWELLDSLRSVRGFRKVENYFRKFVDQELDIRFGDDIPPETKEQFFLDRDRDEEALEDYTKVERVVAVRDGDEGDEYYVKWKGLTYEECTWEAASDISTLFQDKIDQYIDRTSRSWLSDRKETSLDTRSKMTKLEKQPDFIVGGELREFQLKGLNFLCLNWTRGNNVILADEMGLGKTVQTVSFLSWLRNARRQEGPSLVVAPLSVIPAWCDTFNNWSPDINYVVYLGPEDARNIIRENELIINGNPKKPKFNVLVTSYEFILQDWQFLQSIKWQVLAVDEAHRLKNAESQLYQRLVGFGIPCKILITGTPIQNNLAELSALLDFLNPGKVTIDEDLDSLSAADAQEKLQDLHRSIAPYILRRTKETVESDLPPKTEKIIRVELSDVQLDYYKNILTRNYAALCDATNGHKNSLLNIMMELKKVSNHPYMFPGAEERVLAGSTRREDQIKGLIASSGKMMLIDQLLSKLKKDGHRVLIFSQMVRMLDILGDYLSLRGYKFQRLDGTIAAGPRRMAINHFNAEDSEDFCFLLSTRAGGLGINLMTADTVIIFDSDWNPQADLQAMARAHRIGQKRPVNIYRLVSKETVEEEVLERARNKLLLEYLTIQAGVTDDGKAKFKEELNKKGIKIDGPSTSEDIQMVLKMRSSKMFEQSGNQQRLEQLDIDSILENAEITKTKVDDKINLSSGGIDWDNFMQITDVKVDDINLDWDQIIPAEKLAEIKAEEEKKQHDDYLAKVAAESAPRRAAVKSRNKDVERADRLKKRQREQQQEEEEQRAYLADPKRPLNDKEQRNLIKAYFRFGSMEDRSADIIQEAKLGERDPDFVKSVLDDFIKAAQQAVDDNSAKLAEEEKKMGKTLTKKDKKAVLIDFGELKKVNAETAIERPKQLQLLRQVIRGHSDWKNFRVPDATKAANYSCPWGAKEDAMLLVGIDKHGFGAWAQIRDDSDLEMQEKLFLEEHRVGKKEERSKGNDKLKAPGAVHLVRRSEYLLSVLQSKHSNDRPDFKRKHPSHDDARSPKHRRSEDPRRSSKAGDEYRDGRIEKRRHREDDDRRHDRFRREEYRRDDYRRDDRRDDRRDDYRRDDRRDDRRDRDRDRERERERDRDRDHHRDRDRDHNRDHNRDRDRDHHRDHRDRDHATRHLDERRVKALRRLDELRRIGDDKDQRAKDNDAMIWFLLKPVRDNFEKILSTTKDSVKSSKERAAIFGAELVAIGSFLDEKLPATVADDGLKNNFWDFLAALWPVDDTSKSVTGDRLSSMYRTLHARNKSKSSEPSAAKLNGTHAVR; from the exons ATGTCCTCTCCCAGCGAGGGGGACCCCTCCAACGGAAATCTGTCGCCGGACGACTCCATGACTTTTTCAGCTGTCGCAGACCAGCAGGGAAACGATAGCGACGTCTCCCAAGGTCTGAATGCCACCAATAGCCCTCCTGACCACCCATCTCCCTCCGATCCCGAAGCTTCAAACGATGAGGCTACGAACCATGCAGACGCCGACCATGCCATGTCAGAAAGCGAAGAATCCAGC CATGgcaatgatgaggaagacgacaatgaagacgaggacgacgtcACAGCTGGCCGAGCCAGTTCATCAGAATCAGCTCGAGCAGCCAAGCGAAAAGCTCCCGTGGAAGATGAATATATGAAGGCCAATCCAGAGCTTTATGGTCTTCGGAGAAGT ACTCGACCACGAGAGCAACGCAAAATA ATCGAATCGGAATCAGAATCAGATGTTGCGCCAGCCAGTCGTCGCCAGAATAAACGCCGGCGCGTTGGAAGTTCCCACGCAT CCTCAAAAAGGGGAACGCCCGTATTGCAACCTTCAACCAACGATTCCGACTCAGATTCTTCTACATATGGTGGAGCTCGCGCAAAGAGCCAACAGAAAAAGGCCAGGCAACAGCGTGAGATGCAGCCCGCCTTGGCCCTTGCCGAGAAGCGGTGGTCAAACCGCCGTGCGGCGCAACAGGTGCAAGAGGGTGCATACGAAGAGAGCGATgtcgacgaagaagatgaagaagatgcggAACTTGCTGCGTCTTACTACGTCGATGACTATGTCGACAACTCCCCCTACATCGAAAAAGTTGTCAAGCACAGGCTCAGAGATGGCCACGAGCTTACCTACGATTCCACCCGCAGCGACTTTGAGTACTTCATCAAGTGGCAAGGAAAATCCCACTTGCATGATACCTGGGAGCTGCTTGATTCTCTACGCAGTGTCCGCGGCTTTCGCAAGGTCGAAAACTACTTTAGAAAGTTTGTTGACCAGGAGCTTGACATTCGATTTGGAGATGATATTCCCCCGGAGACAAAAGAGCAGTTTTTCCTCGATCGCGATCGAGACGAGGAAGCTCTCGAAGACTACACTAAGGTCGAACGCGTCGTCGCCGTTcgggatggcgatgagggcGATGAGTACTACGTCAAGTGGAAAGGACTTACCTACGAAGAATGCACGTGGGAGGCGGCATCAGACATCAGCACCCTGTTCCAAGACAAAATCGACCAGTACATAGACCGAACTTCAAGGTCATGGCTGTCCGACCGAAAGGAGACGAGCCTAGACACGCGATCCAAGATGaccaagctggagaagcagcctGACTTTATTGTCGGCGGCGAGCTTCGAGAATTTCAGTTGAAGGGACTCAACTTTCTGTGCCTCAACTGGACCCGCGGGAACAATGTCATCCTTGCTGACGAAATGGGCCTGGGCAAGACGGTCCAGACAGTGTCGTTCCTCAGCTGGTTGCGCAATGCTAGGCGGCAGGAAGGGCCCTCCCTTGTCGTCGCTCCGCTCAGCGTCATCCCTGCTTGGTGCGACACATTTAACAATTGGTCACCAGATATCAACTACGTGGTGTATCTTGGACCAGAGGATGCTCGAAACATCATCCGCGAGAACGAGCTaatcatcaatggcaatcccaagaagccaaagttCAACGTCTTGGTCACTTCTTACGAGTTCATTCTGCAGGACTGGCAATTCCTACAGTCTATCAAGTGGCAAGTTTTGGCCGTCGATGAGGCGCACCGCCTCAAGAATGCCGAATCCCAGCTATACCAGCGCCTGGTGGGCTTTGGTATCCCCTGCAAGATCCTCATCACCGGAACTCCTATCCAGAATAACTTGGCCGAGCTGTCTGCCCTTCTCGACTTTTTGAACCCCGGAAAAGTGACCATTGACGAGGACCTGGACTCGCTCTCCGCTGCCGACGCCCAAGAAAAACTGCAAGACCTTCACCGGTCCATTGCTCCGTATATCCTAAGACGCACAAAGGAAACGGTCGAGTCTGACTTGCCACCCAAGACGGAAAAGATTATTCGCGTTGAGCTTTCAGATGTGCAACTGGACTACTACAAGAACATTCTCACGAGAAATTACGCGGCCCTGTGTGATGCTACAAACGGACACAAGAACTCCCTTCTCAACATcatgatggagttgaagaaaGTCAGTAACCACCCTTACATGTTTCCCGGAGCAGAGGAGAGGGTTTTGGCTGGCAGCACACGTCGCGAGGATCAAATCAAGGGCTTGATTGCAAGCAGTGGCAAAATGATGTTGATCGACCAGCTGCTGtccaagctgaagaaggacGGACACAGGGTTTTGATCTTCAGCCAGATGGTTAGGATGCTGGACATTCTCGGTGATTACCTCTCCCTCAGAGGCTACAAGTTCCAGCGACTTGATGGCACCATTGCAGCGGGCCCGCGACGCATGGCCATCAATCACTTCAACGCCGAGGACAGCGAAGATTTTTGCTTCCTGCTTTCCACTCGTGCGGGTGGTCTCGGCATTAACCTGATGACCGCAGACACTGTCATCATTTTTGATTCTGACTGGAATCCCCAAGCAGATTTGCAGGCCATGGCTCGTGCTCACCGTATCGGACAGAAGCGACCGGTCAACATTTACCGACTTGTATCGAAAGAAACggtagaggaagaggttTTGGAACGCGCCCGCAACAAGCTTCTTCTAGAATATCTGACCATTCAGGCTGGCGTCACTGATGATGGAAAAGCCAAGTTCAAagaggagctcaacaagaaggGCATCAAGATCGACGGCCCTTCCACTTCAGAGGACATCCAGATGGTCCTGAAAATGCGATCGTCCAAGATGTTTGAGCAGAGCGGCAACCAACAGCGATTGGAGCAGCTCGACATTGATTCTATCCTGGAAAATGCTGAAATTACAAAGACCAAGGTTGACGACAAGATCAACCTGAGCAGTGGCGGTATCGACTGGGATAATTTTATGCAAATTACCGATGTCAAAGTAGATGATATCAACCTCGACTGGGACCAGATTATCCCAGCAGAAAAACTCGCCGAGATCaaggcggaagaagagaagaagcaacatGACGACTACCTCGCAAAGGTTGCAGCTGAGAGTGCGCCGCGAAGGGCGGCTGTCAAGAGCCGCAACAAGGATGTGGAGCGCGCAGACCGCTTGAAGAAGCGCcagagagagcagcagcaagaagaggaagagcagcgcgCCTACTTGGCGGATCCCAAACGCCCCTTGAACGATAAGGAGCAGCGAAATCTGATCAAGGCCTACTTCCGATTTGGATCCATGGAGGATCGCAGCGCCGATATCATCCAGGAGGCCaagcttggagagagagacccCGACTTTGTCAAATCAGTCTTGGACGATTTTATCAAAGCTGCCCAGCAAGCCGTGGACGACAACAGCGCCAAGCttgccgaggaagaaaagaagatgggcaAGACATTGAcaaagaaggacaagaaggctGTGCTGATCGATTTCGGCGAGCTGAAAAAGGTCAATGCTGAGACTGCCATCGAACGGCCTAAGCAGCTGCAACTTCTTCGCCAGGTGATTCGCGGCCATTCAGACTGGAAAAATTTCCGGGTGCCGGACGCCACCAAGGCGGCCAACTACAGCTGCCCCTGGGGAGCCAAAGAGGATGCCATGCTCCTTGTCGGCATTGACAAGCACGGGTTTGGCGCGTGGGCTCAGATACGCGACGATTCGGACTTGGAGATGCAAgagaagctcttcttggAAGAGCATCGGGTGGGCaaaaaggaggagagatCCAAAGGCAATGACAAGCTCAAAGCCCCTGGCGCTGTTCATCTCGTACGCAGGTCAGAGTATCTCCTTTCCGTGCTGCAATCAAAGCACTCGAATGATCG ACCTGATTTCAAGCGCAAGCATCCCTCTCACGACGATGCCCGTAGTCCCAAACATCGGCGCTCTGAGGACCCTCGCCGGTCTAGCAAGGCTGGTGATGAATATCGCGACGGCCGCATAGAGAAACGACGCCATcgcgaagatgacgaccgCCGCCATGACAGATTTCGGCGTGAGGAGTATCGCCGCGACGATTATCGCCGTGATGACCGCCGAGACGACCGCCGAGATGATTACCGCAGGGATGATCGTCGGGACGACCGTCGGGACCGGGACCGGGATCGAGAACGCGAACGCGAACGAGATCGTGATCGCGATCACCATCGTGACCGCGACCGCGACCATAACCGCGACCATAACCGCGACCGAGACCGGGACCATCACCGAGATCACCGAGACCGTGATCATGCAACCCGACATCTGGATGAACGCAGAGTCAAGGCACTCCGAAGGCTGGATGAGCTACGGCGCATTGGCGATGACAAAGACCAACGGGCCAAGGACAACGACGCCATGATTTGGTTCCTCTTGAAGCCGGTGAGAGATAACTTTGAGAAAATTCTTTCAACCACCAAGGACAGCGTCAAGTCCAGTAAGGAGCGCGCAGCCATTTTTGGAGCCGAGCTGGTGGCCATTGGGTCGTTTCTCGACGAGAAGCTGCCGGCAACGGTAGCAGACGATGGTCTCAAAAATAACTTCTG GGACTTTCTGGCGGCTCTTTGGCCCGTCGACGATACCAGCAAGAGCGTTACAGGTGACCGACTGAGCTCAATGTATCGTACGCTCCATGCTCGCAACAAGTCGAAGAGTTCTGAGCCCAGTGCTGCAAAACTCAACGGCACACACGCTGTTCGGTGA